The window CTATCGAGGGATTCAAAGAGTGCGAAGAGCTTTTGCCAGAGGATGCCTCTATTGAGATGCATTTAGATAGAGCGCAGAGCTTTCAAGAAACACCCCCAGCTGAAGATTGGGATGGGGTACACCGTTACTTCAGCAAATAGCAAAGATGGATTTGAGCAAATTTGATCCTGAAGCAGTAAAGCTTTTTCTTGAAGAAGCCACAGACATGCAGGATCAAATCGAAGAAAGCTTACTTACCTTAGAAGGAGACCCTTCGAATCAGGATGCAGTTAATAATGCGTTTCGTGGTTTCCATACGATCAAGGGTGGCGCAGGCATGATTGGTTTTGAGGAGTTACAGAAATACACCCACGAAGTAGAGTTCCTGCTATCAGATGTGCGTGGTGGTTCGCGCACTGTTACTGAGGAACTAATCAGTGCCCTGCTCAGCTCAATTGATTGCCTGAGAGGTTTTTGTTCTGAATTAGAAGGTGAGGGCGATTTCGATCATACACTTGCCGAAGCTAGTTTGGCCCAAATTCGTATTTTGTCGGGTGATTCAAACAGTCCAGAGGAGACTCCACAACCAGAATCAATCACACAACCAGATTCTACTCCTCATGAATCAGTCAGCGCATCAACCCCTAAGGACACCAGATCTAGGTACCTAATCTGGCTTAAATTCTCTGAAGATATTTTGGAAAATGGTGGGGATCCTATTGTTTTGCTGAAGGATTTTCATGAACAAGGGGAGTGTTATGTAACTCCACATTGCCATTCAATCCCTGATTTGGAATTTCTCGATCTGACAAAGCTGCATCTGCATTGGAGTTTGGTTCTTTCGACAACCAAAACAAGGGAAGATCTGGAGGACCTCCTCATGTTTTTCATGGATGAGGAAGGAGTTGAGATTAAATTAATTCAAGGGCCGCCGGAAGAAACGAAGATCAAGCAAGAAATTAACACTGGAATTCTTGAAGCAACCACCGAACAACCGAGACAGGCTAAGGTTCAGCAGTCTTCAACAGATAAAACCTTCAAGAAAGAAGGGCCAAAGTCTCCTGCAGTTTCACAAAAGTCAGAAACCAAAGTAACTCAACCCAACACCCCGAAAAAGAAAGATGAGTCAGGGGGAACAATTCACGTTTCCAACATGAAGCTTGATAAATTGATGAATCTGGTTGGTGAGACCGTCATCAACCAAGCAAGATTAAAAGAATTTGGACAAGAACTTCGCTTAGCAGATCGAAGAATGGGTGATCTCTATCAACAGATCGTTTACGACTCAGATATTGTTGTTCGCGAGCTTCAAGACCAGGTGATGAACATTCGCATGGTACCAATTAAGGGCACATTTTTACCGTTGCAAAGAATTGTTCGGGATTACTGTGTGGGCTCAGGAAAAAAAATCAATCTACAGATCTCTGGTGGTGAGACTGAACTGGATAAAAATGTTTCAGAAAAGCTTGGTGGTCCACTCAAGCATCTTGTCCGTAACGCAATGGATCATGGGATCGAGTCGATTGAAA is drawn from SAR324 cluster bacterium and contains these coding sequences:
- a CDS encoding chemotaxis protein CheA, with the protein product MDLSKFDPEAVKLFLEEATDMQDQIEESLLTLEGDPSNQDAVNNAFRGFHTIKGGAGMIGFEELQKYTHEVEFLLSDVRGGSRTVTEELISALLSSIDCLRGFCSELEGEGDFDHTLAEASLAQIRILSGDSNSPEETPQPESITQPDSTPHESVSASTPKDTRSRYLIWLKFSEDILENGGDPIVLLKDFHEQGECYVTPHCHSIPDLEFLDLTKLHLHWSLVLSTTKTREDLEDLLMFFMDEEGVEIKLIQGPPEETKIKQEINTGILEATTEQPRQAKVQQSSTDKTFKKEGPKSPAVSQKSETKVTQPNTPKKKDESGGTIHVSNMKLDKLMNLVGETVINQARLKEFGQELRLADRRMGDLYQQIVYDSDIVVRELQDQVMNIRMVPIKGTFLPLQRIVRDYCVGSGKKINLQISGGETELDKNVSEKLGGPLKHLVRNAMDHGIESIEKRLETGKGEAGTIYLRAFHGEGHVFIEVQDDGGGINSEVILQKALNKGLIDEKADLDEQEIFRLLFHAGFSTAENVSDISGRGVGMDVVRQEIESLRGAIFIKSEVGMGSTFQIKLPLTLAIIEGMLVQVQNQVFTIPLLSILESIRPNADQFRTMQKQGEVIEVRGEYLPVLNLSKAFNLESDRKTHAEKLVVIVENNKMRCGLLVDRILDQQQVVIKSMEENFFQIPGIAGATILGDGRVSLILDLPSLLRKSFKQN